A window from Corythoichthys intestinalis isolate RoL2023-P3 chromosome 10, ASM3026506v1, whole genome shotgun sequence encodes these proteins:
- the LOC130923401 gene encoding ATP-binding cassette sub-family G member 4-like isoform X1: MLRAVNLIRKFQEQNQRACSIQMDVSKSEPQEVGPPANLFGELPCQVAVNLEFNNLSLTVQQGFCWKKKGFKTLLNNLSGQFNSKELTAIMGPSGAGKSTMINVLAGYRETGMTGQILVNGHSRDLVEFQKISCCIMQNDVLMPHLSTEEAMMVAAHLKLNESLQVKKEIVNKILTVLGLMSCAKTRTNNLSGGQSKKLSIGLELVNNPPVMFFDEPISGLDSATSIQVISLLKCLANGGRTIICTIHQPSSFRFQMFDKLFILSQGQCIYRGTASHLIPHLTTLNLHCPNYHNPADFIIELATRTQGDMQAVLCQAAQSSPCCEKSVEDNQGSATDLESELTPVELPKFATSMFKQFSILFKRNLTVIHRDKMLTSRRLTSHMVMGLLIGLLYFDIGNNANFAMDNTAYLFFSLLFLVFAALMPTILTFPLEMSVIIREHLNSWYTLHAYYLAKTCADVPIQMTCPIMYCTIVYWMTSQPPEAVRLLFFVSFSTSVALVAQSLGLLIGAASPSLQVATFAGPITAIPIVLFSGFFISFQSIPFYLRWTSYTSYVRYGFEGVLLSIYGLDRKNLECKEKVCNFEEPKNILQMLDVAEGKIYIDFIILGVFFTILRVATYLVLRYRVRATR; this comes from the exons AAAATTCCAGGAGCAAAATCAGCGCGCTTGCAGTATCCAAATGGATGTAAGCAAAAGCGAACCCCAAGAAGTGGGCCCACCGGCAAACTTGTTCGGCGAGCTTCCTTGCCAGGTGGCTGTCAACCTGGAGTTCAACAACCTCTCTTTGACCGTCCAGCAGGGGTTCTGCTGGAAGAAGAAAG gtttcaaaacactcctcaacAATCTGTCCGGACAATTCAACAGCAAAGAGCTCACTGCTATCATGGGACCTTCCGGAGCTGGCAAGTCCACAATGATAAATGTCCTGGCTGGATATAG GGAAACTGGCATGACAGGCCAAATCCTGGTAAACGGTCACTCGAGGGACTTGGTGGAATTCCAGAAGATATCATGCTGTATCATGCAAAATGATGTCTTAATGCCTCACCTCTCAACTGAGGAGGCTATGATG gtggcaGCCCACTTAAAACTAAATGAATCATTGCAGGTCAAAAAGGAGATA GTGAACAAAATCTTGACAGTTTTAGGCCTGATGAGCTGTGCTAAAACACGCACCAACAATCTCTCAGGTGGCCAGTCGAAAAAACTTTCGATTGGTCTCGAGCTGGTCAACAATCCGCCTGTCATGTTCTTTGATGAGCCCATCAG TGGTTTGGACAGTGCAACATCCATCCAAGTCATCTCTCTCCTGAAATGTCTGGCTAACGGAGGCCGGACAATCATCTGCACTATTCATCAGCCCAGCAGCTTCCGCTTTCAGATGTTTGATAAG CTGTTCATTCTCAGCCAAGGCCAATGTATATACAGAGGCACAGCCTCTCACCTCATCCCTCACCTGACCACCCTCAACCTTCATTGCCCAAACTATCACAATCCAGCGGATTTCA TCATAGAGCTGGCGACGAGAACGCAAGGGGACATGCAAGCCGTGTTATGTCAGGCCGCTCAAAGCAGCCCGTGCTGTGAGAAGAGCGTAGAGGACAACCAGGGTTCCGCCACGGATTTGGAATCG GAGCTAACGCCCGTTGAATTGCCGAAGTTTGCCACAAGTATGTTCAAACAATTCTCCATCCTGTTTAAAAGGAACCTGACAGTGATACACAGAGACAAG ATGCTGACCTCCAGGAGGTTGACCTCCCACATGGTGATGGGACTCCTGATCGGCCTGCTTTACTTCGACATCGGAAACAATGCCAACTTTGCCATGGACAACACCGCCTACCTTTTCTTCTCCCTGTTGTTCCTCGTGTTCGCCGCCCTGATGCCCACCATTCTCACCT TTCCTTTGGAAATGTCCGTGATTATCAGGGAGCACTTAAACTCCTGGTACACCCTACATGCATACTATCTGGCGAAAACATGTGCGGATGTACCCATTCAG ATGACCTGTCCAATCATGTACTGCACTATTGTgtactggatgacgagccagccTCCAGAGGCCGTTCGCCTCTTGTTCTTTGTCTCCTTTTCTACATCAGTCGCTCTGGTCGCTCAGTCACTGGGGCTGCTCATAGGGGCAGCATCTCCGTCACTGCAG GTCGCCACCTTTGCCGGGCCGATCACAGCCATTCCCATCGTCTTGTTCTCGGGATTTTTCATCAGTTTCCAAAGCATTCCTTTTTATCTTCGGTGGACCTCTTACACTTCCTATGTCAG GTATGGCTTCGAGGGAGTGCTCCTCTCCATCTACGGGTTGGATCGCAAAAATCTGGAATGTAAGGAGAAGGTTTGCAACTTTGAAGAACCCAAAAACATTCTGCAAATGCTGGATGTGGCCGAAGGCAAGATCTACATTGATTTCATTATCTTAGGAGTTTTCTTCACTATCCTCAGGGTGGCAACTTATCTAGTTCTGCGCTATAGAGTGAGAGCGACCCGTTAA
- the LOC130923401 gene encoding ATP-binding cassette sub-family G member 4-like isoform X2, with product MDVSKSEPQEVGPPANLFGELPCQVAVNLEFNNLSLTVQQGFCWKKKGFKTLLNNLSGQFNSKELTAIMGPSGAGKSTMINVLAGYRETGMTGQILVNGHSRDLVEFQKISCCIMQNDVLMPHLSTEEAMMVAAHLKLNESLQVKKEIVNKILTVLGLMSCAKTRTNNLSGGQSKKLSIGLELVNNPPVMFFDEPISGLDSATSIQVISLLKCLANGGRTIICTIHQPSSFRFQMFDKLFILSQGQCIYRGTASHLIPHLTTLNLHCPNYHNPADFIIELATRTQGDMQAVLCQAAQSSPCCEKSVEDNQGSATDLESELTPVELPKFATSMFKQFSILFKRNLTVIHRDKMLTSRRLTSHMVMGLLIGLLYFDIGNNANFAMDNTAYLFFSLLFLVFAALMPTILTFPLEMSVIIREHLNSWYTLHAYYLAKTCADVPIQMTCPIMYCTIVYWMTSQPPEAVRLLFFVSFSTSVALVAQSLGLLIGAASPSLQVATFAGPITAIPIVLFSGFFISFQSIPFYLRWTSYTSYVRYGFEGVLLSIYGLDRKNLECKEKVCNFEEPKNILQMLDVAEGKIYIDFIILGVFFTILRVATYLVLRYRVRATR from the exons ATGGATGTAAGCAAAAGCGAACCCCAAGAAGTGGGCCCACCGGCAAACTTGTTCGGCGAGCTTCCTTGCCAGGTGGCTGTCAACCTGGAGTTCAACAACCTCTCTTTGACCGTCCAGCAGGGGTTCTGCTGGAAGAAGAAAG gtttcaaaacactcctcaacAATCTGTCCGGACAATTCAACAGCAAAGAGCTCACTGCTATCATGGGACCTTCCGGAGCTGGCAAGTCCACAATGATAAATGTCCTGGCTGGATATAG GGAAACTGGCATGACAGGCCAAATCCTGGTAAACGGTCACTCGAGGGACTTGGTGGAATTCCAGAAGATATCATGCTGTATCATGCAAAATGATGTCTTAATGCCTCACCTCTCAACTGAGGAGGCTATGATG gtggcaGCCCACTTAAAACTAAATGAATCATTGCAGGTCAAAAAGGAGATA GTGAACAAAATCTTGACAGTTTTAGGCCTGATGAGCTGTGCTAAAACACGCACCAACAATCTCTCAGGTGGCCAGTCGAAAAAACTTTCGATTGGTCTCGAGCTGGTCAACAATCCGCCTGTCATGTTCTTTGATGAGCCCATCAG TGGTTTGGACAGTGCAACATCCATCCAAGTCATCTCTCTCCTGAAATGTCTGGCTAACGGAGGCCGGACAATCATCTGCACTATTCATCAGCCCAGCAGCTTCCGCTTTCAGATGTTTGATAAG CTGTTCATTCTCAGCCAAGGCCAATGTATATACAGAGGCACAGCCTCTCACCTCATCCCTCACCTGACCACCCTCAACCTTCATTGCCCAAACTATCACAATCCAGCGGATTTCA TCATAGAGCTGGCGACGAGAACGCAAGGGGACATGCAAGCCGTGTTATGTCAGGCCGCTCAAAGCAGCCCGTGCTGTGAGAAGAGCGTAGAGGACAACCAGGGTTCCGCCACGGATTTGGAATCG GAGCTAACGCCCGTTGAATTGCCGAAGTTTGCCACAAGTATGTTCAAACAATTCTCCATCCTGTTTAAAAGGAACCTGACAGTGATACACAGAGACAAG ATGCTGACCTCCAGGAGGTTGACCTCCCACATGGTGATGGGACTCCTGATCGGCCTGCTTTACTTCGACATCGGAAACAATGCCAACTTTGCCATGGACAACACCGCCTACCTTTTCTTCTCCCTGTTGTTCCTCGTGTTCGCCGCCCTGATGCCCACCATTCTCACCT TTCCTTTGGAAATGTCCGTGATTATCAGGGAGCACTTAAACTCCTGGTACACCCTACATGCATACTATCTGGCGAAAACATGTGCGGATGTACCCATTCAG ATGACCTGTCCAATCATGTACTGCACTATTGTgtactggatgacgagccagccTCCAGAGGCCGTTCGCCTCTTGTTCTTTGTCTCCTTTTCTACATCAGTCGCTCTGGTCGCTCAGTCACTGGGGCTGCTCATAGGGGCAGCATCTCCGTCACTGCAG GTCGCCACCTTTGCCGGGCCGATCACAGCCATTCCCATCGTCTTGTTCTCGGGATTTTTCATCAGTTTCCAAAGCATTCCTTTTTATCTTCGGTGGACCTCTTACACTTCCTATGTCAG GTATGGCTTCGAGGGAGTGCTCCTCTCCATCTACGGGTTGGATCGCAAAAATCTGGAATGTAAGGAGAAGGTTTGCAACTTTGAAGAACCCAAAAACATTCTGCAAATGCTGGATGTGGCCGAAGGCAAGATCTACATTGATTTCATTATCTTAGGAGTTTTCTTCACTATCCTCAGGGTGGCAACTTATCTAGTTCTGCGCTATAGAGTGAGAGCGACCCGTTAA